One Psychrobacillus glaciei genomic region harbors:
- a CDS encoding ATP-binding protein, with amino-acid sequence MTIGTTHSGKTTFAKILEKRLINSIVIDQDVQGEFLEKHYPSLLPEKGLKILKFALRKTDNHIILCNSNRQKQPRLNLIEKFKKEGFQTLIVNFNLPLEILKDRIINSHRDTTILRNVSNYNEVLEIQLKQTKNEGFNPPNEDEVNHLFSICNENDVQKVIEKIIKLI; translated from the coding sequence ATGACAATAGGGACAACACATAGTGGAAAAACTACTTTCGCTAAGATTTTAGAAAAAAGATTAATAAATTCAATTGTTATTGACCAAGATGTACAAGGAGAATTTTTAGAGAAACATTATCCATCCTTATTACCAGAAAAAGGACTAAAAATTTTAAAATTTGCTCTTCGCAAAACCGATAACCATATTATTTTATGTAATTCTAACCGACAAAAACAACCTCGATTAAATTTGATAGAAAAGTTTAAAAAAGAAGGTTTTCAAACCCTTATTGTAAATTTCAATTTACCGCTAGAGATATTAAAAGACCGTATTATAAATAGTCATCGTGATACAACAATCCTTAGAAACGTGTCAAACTATAACGAAGTATTAGAAATTCAGCTGAAGCAAACTAAAAATGAGGGTTTTAATCCTCCTAATGAAGATGAAGTGAACCACCTATTCTCTATTTGTAATGAAAATGATGTTCAAAAAGTTATTGAAAAAATCATTAAATTAATTTAA